One region of Salvia miltiorrhiza cultivar Shanhuang (shh) chromosome 3, IMPLAD_Smil_shh, whole genome shotgun sequence genomic DNA includes:
- the LOC131018596 gene encoding uncharacterized protein LOC131018596, with translation MLTELDEWRNEAYESSRIYKERAKKFHDLNIRTKEFKPGHEVLLYDSKLRLYPGKLQSRWRGPYVVHKSNWNGTYELFASNGSTFTVNGHRLKPYFKAKLDRDVEVVNFVDP, from the coding sequence ATGCTGACGGAgttggatgagtggaggaatgaaGCTTACGAGAGTTCTCGTATCTACAAGGAAAGGGCGAAGAAGTTCCATGATTTGAACATCCGCACAAAGGAATTCAAGCCGGGACATGAGGTACTCTTGTATGATTCTAAGCTCCGACTATACCCTGGCAAGCTGCAGTCCAGATGGAGAGGTCCTTACGTGGTTcacaagagcaattggaatgggacctATGAGTTGTTTGCGTCGAATGGGTCTACTTTCACTGTTAATGGCCACCGCCTCAAACCATACTTCAAAGCAAAGTTGGACCGCGACGTGGAAGTGGTCAACTTCGTCGATCCGTGA